One Cydia splendana chromosome 23, ilCydSple1.2, whole genome shotgun sequence DNA window includes the following coding sequences:
- the LOC134801705 gene encoding adrenodoxin-like protein 1, mitochondrial, which translates to MFLAVLKRCLLPSNLKVLRVARPATIRKFHVTSALKHGEYEWQDPKSEEEVVNIVYVTKDGKKHPIRGKVGDNVLYLAHRYGIEMEGACEASLACTTCHVYVNENYLDQLPPSEEKEDDLLDMAPFLKENSRLGCQITLTKDLEGMELQLPKATRNFYVDGHKPTPH; encoded by the exons ATGTTTCTAGCAGTTTTGAAGCGCTGTTTACTGCCGTCGAATTTGAAAGTCTTAAGGGTAGCTCGCCCTGCTACTATAAGAAAATTTCACGTAACTTCAG CTTTAAAACACGGCGAATATGAGTGGCAGGATCCAAAGTCAGAGGAAGAGGT TGTAAATATTGTATACGTAACTAAGGACGGCAAAAAACACCCAATAAGAGGCAAGGTCGGTGACAACGTGTTGTATCTGGCTCATAGATATGGAATCGAAATGGAAG GAGCATGTGAAGCATCACTAGCATGTACAACCTGTCACGTATATGTCAATGAGAATTATCTCGACCAGCTACCGCCTTCCGAAGAGAAGGAAGATGATTTACTTGACATGGCGCCATTTTTGAAAGAGAATTCTAGATTAG GTTGTCAAATTACACTAACCAAAGACCTGGAAGGCATGGAACTACAACTACCAAAAGCAACAAGAAACTTCTATGTAGACGGACATAAGCCTACACCTCACTGA
- the LOC134801704 gene encoding PR domain zinc finger protein 5-like, translating to MMSIKQEKIKTEDIKPDLNKIKIEPEERKDPTSYLPEEPMVYTLKKKKKKKRHRQEDPFKDIEDKKPVEVIKDYEIEVESVPGLDPEISIKVENIEVELDFHDFAENGGLMVEGPQSEDSQEPEIKIEQQTHEAAILTFESIINEKTDKTVLGYSQETGIEAAPNYVCKICHLIFQSQKTLRMHQKRKHKVYRKSFKHVCDYCGMSYEMKNSLAAHIKRKHGPNSSPDDREERTCEICALVFKGMTRLRMHMRRKHNLFEDSFQYECEDCGLTYDKYRSLVVHRQRKHTNVTKPEPTQWFNCPFCPKIFTKRETYARHVQRKHRINEDGAENDNISQEFLESCVNKDTGEISCNECPLVFSSLNFLKLHMRRKHNALKEDFRLKCMICNLSYDKIESLKRHVRRKHDSGAHCEVCNKQFDTREQYLNHSHVKVIKECPICGLIFSSQGGLGKHLRCTHKIDTPKTVFCNVCNEGFHDKRQLKPHLLKVHLNVSYTCRFCMKVFKAKESYRRHILFKHPAPSRDNNEQQKCEQCAETFADEFELSRHVHTVHSKKLESENPLVEIKKEEDIKELFQCTKCPENYPAWDQLRLHYEQNHQLVQDTQCQICGQILPTIELAKHIKQHHTEDTVMECKYCEFKTTIKASMTQHMLRHKNATTIHCEYPGCRFKSFYEDAMVKHKKKHVDQGVKLQCSRCPFQTMNKYILRYHEEAHVTGKKRYTCDQCDYATILPANLVQHKYKHSTEKRFKCEYCPFATKYNTSLRFHVKKKHCDLPSFV from the exons ATGATGTCaataaaacaagaaaaaataaaaactgaagATATCAAACCAgacctaaataaaattaaaattgaacccgaagaaagaaaagatccgacATCTTATTTACCGGAAGAACCCATGGTTTATACGttaaagaagaaaaagaaaaaaaagaggCATAGACAAGAGGACCCCTTCAAAGACATAGAGGATAAAAAACCAGTGGAGGTGATAAAGGACTATGAGATTGAGGTCGAGTCTGTACCGGGTTTGGATCCGGAGATCAGTATTAAAGTTGAGAACATAGAAGTTGAATTGGATTTTCATGAT TTCGCGGAAAATGGCGGACTAATGGTCGAAGGACCTCAAAGCGAGGACAGTCAGGAGCCGGAAATAAAGATCGAACAACAGACCCACGAAGCGGCTATTCTTACGTTCGAGAGCATTATCAACGAAAAGACAGACAAAACTGTTTTAGGTTACAGTCAAGAAACAGGCATAGAAGCCGCACCAAACTATGTCTGCAAAATATGCCATTTAATATTTcaatctcagaaaactttacgTATGCACCAAAAAAGAAAGCATAAAGTCTACAGAAAGTCATTTAAACATGTATGCGATTACTGTGGAATGTCGTATGAGATGAAGAACAGTTTAGCAGCTCATATAAAAAGAAAACATGGACCTAATTCGTCCCCAGACGATAGAGAGGAGAGGACATGTGAGATCTGTGCGTTAGTGTTCAAAGGAATGACAAGATTACGAATGCATATGAGAAGAAAGCATAATCTCTTCGAAGACTCTTTTCAATATGAGTGTGAAGATTGCGGACTGACATATGATAAGTATAGGAGCTTAGTTGTTCATAGACAGAGAAAGCATACAAACGTTACTAAACCGGAACCAACTCAATGGTTCAATTGTCCATTTTGCCCTAAAATCTTTACTAAACGTGAAACTTACGCGAGACATGTACAAAGAAAGCATAGAATCAACGAAGATGGTGCAGAGAATGATAATATATCCCAAGAGTTCCTAGAAAGCTGTGTTAATAAAGACACTGGGGAAATATCTTGTAACGAATGTCCACTAGTCTTCTCCTCTTTAAATTTCCTAAAACTGCATATGAGACGAAAACACAACGCGTTAAAAGAAGACTTCAGATTAAAATGTATGATTTGTAATCTATCGTATGATAAGATTGAGAGTTTAAAACGGCATGTGAGAAGAAAACACGACAGTGGCGCCCATTGTGAAGTGTGCAATAAACAGTTTGATACTAGAGAACAGTATTTAAACCATTCCCATGTAAAAGTGATAAAAGAATGTCCAATATGTggtttaatattttcttcgcaaGGCGGTTTGGGAAAGCATTTACGGTGTACACACAAAATTGACACACCGAAGACTGTGTTCTGTAATGTTTGTAATGAAGGTTTCCATGATAAGAGACAGTTGAAACCGCATTTATTGAAAGTGCATTTAAATGTGTCATACACATGTAGGTTTTGTATGAAAGTGTTTAAAGCTAAAGAGAGTTACAGACGTCACATTTTGTTCAAACATCCAGCACCAAGTCGTGATAATAACGAGCAACAGAAGTGCGAGCAGTGTGCTGAAACTTTTGCAGACGAATTTGAACTCAGTCGTCATGTACACACGGTGCATTCTAAGAAGTTAGAATCTGAGAATCCTTTAGTTGAAATCAAGAAGGAAGAAGACATAAAAGAGTTGTTTCAATGCACAAAGTGTCCAGAAAACTATCCAGCTTGGGATCAGCTTAGGTTACACTATGAGCAGAACCACCAGTTAGTTCAAGACACGCAATGTCAAATATGTGGCCAAATCCTCCCTACCATCGAACTAGCCAAACATATAAAGCAGCATCATACAGAAGACACTGTCATGGAGTGTAAATACTGCGAGTTTAAAACTACCATTAAAGCTAGCATGACACAACATATGCTGAGACACAAAAATGCTACCACCATCCATTGTGAATACCCTGGTTGTAGATTCAAATCATTTTATGAGGATGCAATGGttaaacataagaaaaaacATGTTGATCAAGGCGTGAAACTACAATGTAGTAGATGTCCTTTTCAAACTATGAATAAGTACATTTTAAGGTATCATGAAGAAGCTCATGTAACTGGCAAGAAAAGATACACTTGTGACCAGTGTGACTATGCTACTATACTACCTGCTAATTTGGTACAACATAAGTATAAGCATTCAACGGAAAAAAGGTTTAAATGCGAATACTGCCCGTTCGCTACTAAATATAATACATCGTTACGTTTTCATGTTAAGAAAAAGCACTGTGATCTCCCGTCTTTTGTTTGA
- the LOC134801843 gene encoding zinc finger protein 782-like: MEDYLEEDEIKIEYYDDFETDPLCEKSAKNSIGSSDAVKNIVSSSAVQCEKPLINDVHYDSIDNSSPEMTICEPEQEDFEVYLNAEPTNHINWYRAIDDIGKFVCRFCDLIYSTVQTVRHHVKTKHPDEANALRNIIKNNKRNPKIKCHICKKRFKTVNNLKEHIKQDHSGNIQKSCQVCFAAFNNDQEMTEHLFQKHQKLTNTKVYSCPLCGYQTQKLSHYKQHRNTHLANKQMKCDSCDYATNYLPNLKIHQRIHTNYKPYLCTFYDCGYRCSAKSALRSHQLKHNPDENMLYCDKCTYKTVYKSSLKKHIESHKRNGLKCV; this comes from the exons ATGGAAGACTACTTAGAAGAAGACGAAATCAAAATAGAATATTATGACGATTTCGAAACGGATCCTTTGTGTGAGAAATCAGCCAAAAACTCCATCGGGAGTAGCGACGCAGTGAAAAACATTGTTTCATCAAGTGCTGTACAGTGCGAG AAGCCGTTAATCAATGACGTACATTATGACTCCATTGATAATTCGTCACCAGAAATGACCATTTGTGAACCTGAACAAGAAGACTTTGAAGTTTAT TTGAACGCTGAACCAACAAACCACATCAATTGGTACAGAGCTATTGATGACATTGGCAAATTTGTGTGCCGTTTCTGTGACCTGATTTACTCAACCGTTCAAACAGTTCGCCACCATGTCAAAACGAAACATCCCGACGAAGCAAATGCTTTAagaaacataattaaaaataacaaaagaaaCCCCAAAATTAAATGCCACATCTGTAAAAAAAGATTCAAAACTGTGAACAATCTAAAAGAGCATATCAAACAGGATCACTCTGGAAATATACAAAAATCTTGTCAAGTTTGCTTCGCAGCTTTTAATAATGATCAAGAAATGACGGAACATCTATTTCAAAAGCATCAAAAACTAACCAACACCAAAGTATATTCCTGTCCTTTGTGTGGATatcaaactcaaaaactatCACATTACAAGCAGCACAGAAATACGCATTTAGCGAATAAACAAATGAAATGTGATTCTTGTGATTATGCAACTAATTATTTGCCAAATTTGAAGATACATCAGAGAATCCATACAAATTATAAACCATATTTATGCACATTTTATGACTGTGGTTATCGCTGTAGTGCTAAGTCAGCGTTGAGGAGCCATCAACTTAAGCATAATCCCGATGAAAATATGCTGTATTGTGACAAATGTACTTATAAAACGGTCTATAAGAGCTCTTTAAAAAAGCATATTGAAAGCCATAAGAGGAACGGCTTAAAATGTGTGTAG